The proteins below come from a single Plantactinospora sp. KBS50 genomic window:
- a CDS encoding AtpZ/AtpI family protein gives MTGDQNPRPHGNGDTPPDAGQGWTALSYLIAGMAVWGFIGWLVDQWLDTGGIATGVGVVLGMTGGIILVVRRMGTPS, from the coding sequence ATGACCGGTGACCAGAACCCCCGTCCCCACGGCAACGGCGACACTCCGCCCGATGCCGGACAGGGGTGGACCGCGCTCAGCTACCTCATCGCGGGCATGGCGGTCTGGGGCTTCATCGGCTGGCTGGTCGACCAGTGGCTCGACACCGGGGGCATCGCCACCGGCGTGGGCGTCGTGCTCGGCATGACCGGGGGCATCATCCTGGTCGTCCGCCGGATGGGCACGCCGAGTTAG
- a CDS encoding F0F1 ATP synthase subunit B: MYFLAAEGAEHNPILPIWQEIVVGSIAFALLFIVLAKFVFPRMEQTFQARVDAIEGGIKRAETAQAEANQLLEQYKAQLAEARTEAARIRDDARVDAEGIRTDVLAKAREESDRIIAAGREQLAAERQTIVRELRTEVGTIAVDLASRIVGESLADEARRRGTVERFLTDLESTGTGNGTPAGAR, encoded by the coding sequence ATGTACTTTCTCGCCGCCGAGGGCGCCGAGCACAACCCGATCCTGCCGATCTGGCAGGAGATCGTGGTCGGCTCGATCGCCTTCGCCCTGCTCTTCATCGTGCTGGCGAAGTTCGTCTTCCCGCGCATGGAGCAGACCTTCCAGGCCCGGGTGGACGCGATCGAGGGCGGCATCAAGCGCGCCGAGACCGCCCAGGCCGAGGCCAACCAGCTGCTGGAGCAGTACAAGGCCCAGCTCGCCGAGGCGCGCACCGAGGCGGCCCGGATCCGGGACGACGCCCGGGTCGACGCCGAGGGAATCCGCACCGACGTGCTGGCCAAGGCCCGCGAGGAGTCCGACCGGATCATCGCGGCCGGTCGGGAGCAGTTGGCCGCCGAACGGCAGACCATCGTCCGTGAGCTGCGGACCGAGGTCGGCACCATCGCCGTCGACCTGGCCAGCAGGATCGTCGGTGAGTCGCTGGCCGACGAGGCCCGCCGCCGGGGCACCGTCGAGCGGTTCCTCACCGACCTCGAATCGACCGGGACCGGCAACGGCACCCCGGCCGGGGCCCGCTGA
- the atpD gene encoding F0F1 ATP synthase subunit beta → MTVSTAAGGPAETKTATGRVVRVIGPVVDAEFPRDAMPDLFNALHVDVSLSGGEKTLTLEVAQHLGDNMIRAISMQPTDGLVRGVEVRDTGSPITVPVGDAVKGHVFNAIGECLNLKPGEKLEVKDRWQIHRKAPAFADLEPKTEMLETGIKVIDLLAPYVKGGKIGLFGGAGVGKTVLIQEMITRVANNFGGTSVFAGVGERTREGNDLIAEMTESGVIDKTALVYGQMDEPPGTRLRVALSALTMAEYFRDVQKQEVLLFIDNIFRFTQAGSEVSTLLGRMPSAVGYQPTLADEMGELQERITSVRGQAITSMQAIYVPADDYTDPAPSTTFAHLDATTNLERSISDKGIYPAVDPLASYSRILSAQYVGAEHFAVASEVKRILQRYKDLQDIIAILGIEELSEEDKLTVTRARRIERFLSQNTYAAEQFTGVPGSTVPIKETIEAFKKISEGEFDHFPEQAFFMCGGLDDLERKAKDLMKD, encoded by the coding sequence ATGACTGTTTCCACCGCTGCCGGGGGACCGGCAGAGACCAAGACGGCCACGGGTCGCGTGGTCCGGGTCATCGGCCCGGTCGTCGACGCAGAGTTCCCGCGCGACGCCATGCCGGACCTGTTCAACGCCCTGCACGTCGACGTGTCGCTCTCCGGCGGCGAGAAGACGCTGACCCTGGAGGTCGCCCAGCACCTCGGCGACAACATGATCCGGGCGATCTCGATGCAGCCGACCGACGGCCTGGTCCGCGGGGTCGAGGTGCGCGACACCGGCTCCCCGATCACCGTCCCGGTGGGTGACGCGGTGAAGGGGCACGTGTTCAACGCCATCGGCGAGTGCCTCAACCTCAAGCCGGGGGAGAAGCTGGAGGTCAAGGACCGCTGGCAGATCCACCGCAAGGCGCCCGCCTTCGCGGACCTGGAGCCGAAGACCGAGATGCTGGAGACCGGCATCAAGGTCATCGACCTGCTCGCGCCGTACGTCAAGGGCGGCAAGATCGGCCTGTTCGGCGGCGCCGGCGTGGGCAAGACGGTGCTCATCCAGGAGATGATCACCCGGGTCGCGAACAACTTCGGTGGTACGTCGGTCTTCGCCGGCGTGGGGGAGCGGACCCGTGAGGGCAACGACCTCATCGCCGAGATGACCGAGTCCGGCGTCATCGACAAGACCGCGCTGGTCTACGGCCAGATGGACGAGCCGCCGGGCACCCGGCTGCGGGTGGCGCTGTCCGCGCTGACCATGGCGGAGTACTTCCGGGACGTGCAGAAGCAGGAGGTGCTGCTCTTCATCGACAACATCTTCCGCTTCACCCAGGCCGGTTCGGAGGTCTCCACCCTGCTCGGCCGGATGCCGAGCGCCGTGGGTTACCAGCCGACGCTGGCCGACGAGATGGGCGAACTCCAGGAGCGGATCACCTCGGTCCGGGGCCAGGCCATCACCTCGATGCAGGCGATCTACGTGCCCGCCGACGACTACACCGACCCGGCGCCGTCGACCACGTTCGCCCACCTCGACGCCACCACGAACCTGGAGCGGTCGATCTCCGACAAGGGCATCTACCCGGCGGTGGACCCGCTGGCCTCGTACTCGCGGATCCTCTCCGCGCAGTACGTCGGCGCGGAGCACTTCGCGGTGGCCTCCGAGGTCAAGCGGATCCTGCAGCGCTACAAGGACCTGCAGGACATCATCGCCATCCTCGGCATCGAGGAGCTGTCCGAGGAGGACAAGCTCACCGTGACCCGGGCGCGGCGGATCGAGCGGTTCCTGTCCCAGAACACGTACGCCGCGGAGCAGTTCACCGGCGTGCCGGGCTCGACGGTCCCGATCAAGGAGACCATCGAGGCGTTCAAGAAGATCAGCGAGGGCGAGTTCGACCACTTCCCCGAGCAGGCGTTCTTCATGTGCGGTGGCCTGGACGACCTGGAGCGCAAGGCCAAGGACCTGATGAAGGACTGA
- a CDS encoding F0F1 ATP synthase subunit gamma, whose translation MAAQVRVLRGRIRAAKSMKKITKAMELVATSRIAKAQARVAASLPYAEAITGVLTALASNARIDHPLLTARERVRRAGVLLITSDRGLAGGYSSNAIRTAESLMARLRSDGKEPVLYVIGRKGVGYYRFRNRPIEASWTGFSEQPEFANAREVGETLIKAFIAGADDTDGHPGADGVHGVDELHIVATEFKSLMTQTPVARILGPMQVQERPRSEAKGLLPAYEFEPEAEALLDALLPKYINTRIYAALLDSAASESAARRRAMKSATDNAEEMIEKYTREMNSARQAGITQEISEIVGGANALAAAGSEV comes from the coding sequence ATGGCGGCACAGGTACGCGTTCTTCGCGGACGGATTCGCGCGGCGAAGTCCATGAAGAAGATCACCAAGGCGATGGAGCTCGTGGCGACGAGCCGGATCGCCAAGGCCCAGGCGCGGGTGGCGGCGTCCCTGCCGTACGCCGAAGCCATCACCGGGGTGCTCACGGCGCTGGCGTCCAACGCGCGCATCGACCACCCGCTGCTGACCGCGCGCGAGCGGGTGCGGCGGGCGGGCGTGCTGTTGATCACCAGCGACCGCGGGCTGGCCGGCGGCTACAGCTCCAACGCGATCCGCACCGCCGAGTCGTTGATGGCGCGGCTGCGCTCCGACGGCAAGGAGCCGGTGCTGTACGTCATCGGCCGCAAGGGCGTGGGCTACTACCGGTTCCGCAACCGGCCCATCGAGGCGAGCTGGACGGGCTTCTCCGAGCAGCCGGAGTTCGCCAACGCCCGCGAGGTCGGTGAGACGCTGATCAAGGCGTTCATCGCGGGCGCCGACGACACCGACGGGCATCCCGGCGCCGACGGCGTGCACGGCGTGGATGAACTGCACATCGTCGCCACCGAGTTCAAGTCGCTGATGACGCAGACGCCCGTGGCCCGGATCCTCGGACCGATGCAGGTGCAGGAGCGGCCGCGGTCGGAGGCCAAGGGCCTGCTTCCGGCGTACGAGTTCGAGCCGGAGGCGGAGGCGTTGCTCGACGCGCTGCTGCCGAAGTACATCAACACGCGGATCTACGCGGCGTTGCTGGACTCGGCGGCCAGCGAGTCGGCGGCCCGGCGGCGGGCGATGAAGAGCGCCACCGACAACGCCGAAGAGATGATCGAGAAGTACACCCGAGAGATGAACTCGGCTCGCCAGGCCGGAATCACCCAGGAGATCAGCGAGATCGTCGGCGGCGCGAACGCGCTGGCCGCGGCGGGAAGTGAAGTGTGA
- a CDS encoding LCP family protein, with product MRGIFGLVAEAGTGGSEENAGAPARRRRPRWVRICLIAGVLLTLLGGGAALGAHALVGRYENTVVEADLFGEEAAGSPTPTSDIRGPLNLLLVGIDPRAGQVNEPPRSDSIMILHVERSLDRAYLFSIPRDLVVDIPAFAKAGFRGRHGKINGAMAYGSQVPGQAEPDPARGFELLSKTIGAYTGIKRFDAGAIIDFGGFQRIVDAMGGVDLYIDTDVKSEHRQPDGSLRTLRPGGGGYTGPQATYRKGSAHLKGWQALDYVRQRYGLPHGDYDRQRHQQQFVRAMVAQAFGRDVLSNPLKLDAVLRAAGESLIFNGRGNDVAEWALALRDLRASSIEMIRLPGEAIGQGSGYRGERLLPVAKDFFASVRADRVGEFLAEHPDLRNKDR from the coding sequence ATGCGAGGTATCTTCGGCCTTGTGGCAGAGGCGGGGACCGGCGGGTCGGAGGAGAACGCCGGTGCTCCGGCGCGGCGTCGGCGGCCGCGGTGGGTGCGGATCTGCCTCATCGCGGGCGTGCTGTTGACACTGCTCGGCGGCGGCGCGGCGCTCGGAGCGCACGCCCTGGTCGGCCGGTACGAGAACACCGTGGTCGAGGCGGACCTGTTCGGCGAGGAGGCGGCCGGCTCGCCGACCCCCACCAGCGACATCCGCGGGCCGCTGAACCTGCTGCTGGTCGGCATCGACCCGCGGGCGGGCCAGGTCAACGAGCCGCCGCGGTCCGACTCGATCATGATCCTGCACGTCGAGCGGTCGCTGGACCGGGCGTACCTGTTCTCCATCCCGCGCGACCTGGTGGTGGACATCCCGGCGTTCGCCAAGGCCGGCTTCCGGGGCCGCCATGGGAAGATCAACGGCGCCATGGCGTACGGCAGCCAGGTTCCCGGTCAGGCCGAACCCGATCCGGCCCGGGGTTTCGAACTGCTCTCCAAGACCATCGGCGCGTACACCGGAATCAAGCGGTTCGACGCCGGCGCCATCATCGACTTCGGCGGGTTCCAACGGATCGTCGATGCCATGGGCGGGGTCGACCTGTACATCGACACGGACGTGAAGTCCGAGCACCGCCAGCCGGACGGGAGCCTGCGGACCCTGCGGCCGGGCGGCGGCGGTTACACCGGTCCGCAGGCGACGTACCGGAAGGGGTCGGCGCACCTGAAGGGCTGGCAGGCGCTGGACTACGTGCGGCAGCGCTACGGCCTGCCCCACGGCGACTACGACCGGCAGCGCCACCAGCAGCAGTTCGTCCGGGCCATGGTGGCGCAGGCGTTCGGTCGGGACGTGTTGAGCAACCCGCTCAAGCTGGACGCCGTGCTGCGCGCCGCGGGCGAGTCGTTGATCTTCAACGGCCGGGGCAACGACGTCGCGGAGTGGGCGCTGGCCCTGCGCGACCTGCGGGCGAGTTCGATCGAGATGATCAGGTTGCCGGGCGAGGCCATCGGCCAGGGCTCCGGCTATCGCGGTGAGCGGCTGCTGCCGGTCGCGAAGGACTTCTTCGCGTCCGTCCGGGCCGATCGGGTCGGCGAATTCCTCGCCGAGCACCCGGACCTGCGGAACAAGGACCGCTGA
- the atpA gene encoding F0F1 ATP synthase subunit alpha produces the protein MAELTISTEEIRGALERYVSSYSPDVSREEVGTVADAGDGIAHVEGLPSTMTNELLEFEDGTLGVALNLDIREIGVVILGDFAGIEEGQRVKRSGRVLSVPVGDAFLGRVVDPLGQPIDGIGDITDEGYRELELQAPNVMARQSVSEPLQTGIKAIDAMTPIGRGQRQLIIGDRQTGKTTVAVDTIINQLDNWRSGDPKKQVRCIYVAIGQKGSTIASIKGTLEEAGAMEYTTIVASPASDPAGFKYLAPYTGSAIGQHWMYGGKHVLIVFDDLSKQAEAYRAVSLLLRRPPGREAYPGDVFYLHSRLLERCAKLSDEMGGGSMTGLPIIETKANDISAFIPTNVISITDGQIFLETDLFNQGVRPAINVGTSVSRVGGAAQVKPMRKVSGSLRLNLAQYRELEAFAAFASDLDKASREQLDRGERLVELLKQPNYSPYPVAHEVVSVWAGTEGKLDDIPVGEVRRFESEFLEYLRHQHEGTLAAIADGKWDDELISSLDEAVARFKQMFLGKEDERVVNDAPAKPLEGDQARETVTRFRGGTTDRPVEQ, from the coding sequence ATGGCCGAGCTGACCATCTCGACGGAGGAGATCCGCGGCGCCCTGGAGCGCTACGTCTCCTCCTACTCGCCCGACGTCTCCCGCGAGGAGGTCGGCACCGTCGCCGACGCCGGCGACGGCATCGCACACGTCGAGGGACTGCCCTCGACCATGACCAACGAGCTGCTGGAGTTCGAGGACGGCACGCTGGGCGTCGCCCTGAACCTCGACATCCGGGAGATCGGTGTCGTCATCCTGGGTGACTTCGCCGGGATCGAGGAGGGCCAGCGGGTCAAGCGGAGCGGCCGGGTGCTCTCGGTGCCGGTCGGCGACGCCTTCCTGGGCCGGGTCGTCGACCCGCTGGGGCAGCCGATCGACGGGATCGGCGACATCACCGACGAGGGCTACCGGGAGCTGGAACTCCAGGCGCCGAACGTGATGGCCCGGCAGTCGGTCTCCGAGCCGTTGCAGACCGGCATCAAGGCCATCGACGCGATGACCCCGATCGGCCGGGGCCAGCGGCAGCTGATCATCGGGGACCGGCAGACCGGCAAGACCACGGTCGCCGTGGACACGATCATCAACCAGCTGGACAACTGGCGTTCCGGCGACCCGAAGAAGCAGGTCCGCTGCATCTACGTGGCGATCGGCCAGAAGGGCTCCACCATCGCGTCCATCAAGGGCACGCTGGAGGAGGCCGGCGCGATGGAGTACACCACCATCGTCGCCTCGCCCGCCTCGGACCCGGCCGGCTTCAAGTACCTGGCCCCCTACACCGGCTCGGCCATCGGCCAGCACTGGATGTACGGCGGCAAGCACGTCCTGATCGTCTTCGACGACCTGAGCAAGCAGGCCGAGGCGTACCGGGCCGTGTCGCTGCTGCTGCGCCGCCCGCCGGGCCGCGAGGCGTACCCGGGTGACGTCTTCTACCTGCACTCCCGGCTGCTGGAGCGGTGCGCGAAGCTCTCCGACGAGATGGGCGGCGGCTCGATGACCGGCCTGCCGATCATCGAGACGAAGGCCAACGACATCTCGGCGTTCATCCCGACCAACGTCATCTCGATCACCGACGGGCAGATCTTCCTCGAAACCGACCTGTTCAACCAGGGTGTCCGGCCGGCCATCAACGTCGGTACGTCGGTCTCCCGGGTCGGCGGTGCCGCCCAGGTGAAGCCGATGCGCAAGGTGTCGGGCTCGCTGCGGCTGAACCTGGCCCAGTACCGCGAACTGGAGGCGTTCGCCGCCTTCGCCTCGGACCTGGACAAGGCCTCCCGCGAGCAGTTGGACCGCGGTGAGCGACTGGTCGAGCTGCTCAAGCAGCCGAACTACTCGCCCTACCCGGTGGCGCACGAGGTCGTCTCGGTCTGGGCCGGCACCGAGGGCAAGCTCGACGACATCCCGGTCGGCGAGGTCCGGCGGTTCGAGTCCGAGTTCCTGGAGTACCTGCGGCACCAGCACGAGGGCACGCTCGCGGCGATCGCGGACGGCAAGTGGGACGACGAGCTGATCTCGTCGCTCGACGAGGCCGTCGCGCGGTTCAAGCAGATGTTCCTCGGCAAGGAGGACGAGCGCGTGGTCAACGACGCTCCCGCCAAGCCGCTGGAGGGCGACCAGGCCCGGGAGACCGTGACCCGGTTCCGCGGCGGCACCACCGACCGCCCGGTCGAGCAGTAG
- the atpB gene encoding F0F1 ATP synthase subunit A — protein MFGQTVALAKSDLPWPPSVEDFYLPSILPWGEHNNYWITKITLMVWLAVGVLIIYFLLSYRNPQLVPTKKQWIAESLYGFVRNNIAVDMIGHRGVAFAPYFTTLFSFILLTNLFGIIPFFQISPNSHIAFPAFMALISYAMFIWVGMRHHGFGKYWKHALIPPAPGFILPILIPIELASTFVFRPLTLALRLFANMFAGHIILLVFTVGGFVLLNAQSVFVKPVSVISWIMAIALTFLEALIAVLQAYVFVVLTASYVQGAVADEH, from the coding sequence GTGTTCGGACAGACGGTCGCGCTCGCGAAGAGTGATCTTCCGTGGCCACCCAGCGTGGAGGACTTCTACCTCCCGAGCATCCTGCCCTGGGGCGAGCACAACAACTACTGGATCACCAAGATCACATTGATGGTCTGGCTCGCCGTCGGCGTCCTGATCATCTACTTCCTGCTGAGCTACCGGAACCCGCAGCTGGTGCCGACCAAGAAGCAGTGGATCGCCGAGTCGCTCTACGGCTTCGTCCGGAACAACATCGCGGTCGACATGATCGGCCACCGCGGGGTGGCGTTCGCGCCGTACTTCACCACGCTGTTCAGCTTCATCCTGCTGACGAACCTGTTCGGCATCATCCCGTTCTTCCAGATATCGCCGAACTCGCACATCGCGTTCCCGGCCTTCATGGCCCTGATCAGCTACGCGATGTTCATCTGGGTGGGCATGCGGCACCATGGCTTCGGCAAGTACTGGAAGCACGCGCTGATCCCGCCGGCCCCCGGCTTCATCCTGCCGATCCTGATCCCGATCGAACTGGCCTCGACGTTCGTCTTCCGGCCGCTCACGCTGGCCCTGCGTCTGTTCGCCAACATGTTCGCCGGGCACATCATCCTGCTGGTCTTCACGGTCGGCGGGTTCGTGCTGCTGAACGCGCAGAGCGTCTTCGTCAAGCCGGTCTCGGTGATCTCCTGGATCATGGCCATCGCGCTGACCTTCCTGGAGGCGCTGATCGCCGTCCTCCAGGCGTACGTCTTCGTCGTGCTGACCGCCAGCTACGTGCAGGGCGCCGTCGCCGACGAGCACTGA
- a CDS encoding F0F1 ATP synthase subunit delta, translating into MQAASRESYAAAAERLDAYARGAEPTAVASTGDELLAVGRLLRDQPRLRRAVSDPARTGADRAAMLTDLLSGKIGSDANELVRALVSGRWSTSVDLLEGIERLGVEALLASADAADELGEVEDELFRFGQVVSGDPRLASVLADVIAPARQRAELARNLLEGKARPVTIRLVEVALAGFGGRSFDGALSRLVELAAARRDQQVAYVTVAAALSEAEEQRLGARLSALYGREVTVMQAVDPAILGGMSVRIGADLYDGTVLRRLTETRNALTKR; encoded by the coding sequence ATGCAGGCCGCCAGCCGGGAGTCGTACGCCGCCGCGGCGGAGCGCCTCGACGCGTACGCGCGAGGCGCCGAGCCCACGGCGGTGGCCAGCACGGGCGACGAGCTGCTCGCGGTCGGGCGGCTGCTGCGCGACCAGCCGCGGCTGCGCCGGGCGGTCTCCGACCCGGCGCGGACCGGCGCGGACCGCGCGGCCATGCTGACCGACCTGCTCTCCGGCAAGATCGGTTCGGATGCCAACGAACTGGTCCGGGCGCTGGTCAGCGGTCGCTGGTCCACCTCGGTCGACCTGCTGGAGGGCATCGAACGGCTCGGCGTGGAGGCCCTGCTGGCCAGCGCCGACGCCGCCGATGAGCTGGGCGAGGTCGAGGACGAGCTGTTCCGGTTCGGCCAGGTGGTCAGCGGCGATCCGCGGCTGGCCAGTGTGCTGGCCGACGTGATCGCCCCGGCCCGGCAGCGGGCCGAACTGGCCCGCAACCTGCTGGAGGGCAAGGCCAGGCCGGTCACCATCCGGCTCGTCGAGGTGGCGCTCGCCGGGTTCGGCGGCCGGTCGTTCGACGGCGCGCTGTCCCGGCTGGTCGAACTGGCCGCCGCCCGGCGCGACCAGCAGGTCGCCTACGTGACGGTCGCGGCCGCGCTGAGCGAGGCCGAGGAGCAACGGCTGGGCGCCCGTCTGTCCGCGCTATACGGTCGGGAGGTCACCGTCATGCAGGCGGTGGACCCGGCGATCCTCGGTGGTATGAGCGTCCGGATCGGTGCCGATCTCTACGACGGCACGGTCCTGCGCCGGCTGACCGAAACCCGCAACGCGCTCACAAAGCGCTGA